In Symmachiella dynata, the following are encoded in one genomic region:
- a CDS encoding M12 family metallo-peptidase, with product MNFKYAIFTCLIAGCLPAPLLADVIVLTNRTGKAVSFQVKHQAGEKISYTIPVKELVSIPVTAAVEVQFGSADVSQVLQVEPNSVCFFHQSDQKPLELNRIGFAADVTNKAVAHAATDADPKQQETAALKNNNDPPDTKICTIPVKLFVDDEEPFVRKLWETRLRARLERASKIFEQHCRVRFEVVGVDTWDSDNEVRQFSKMLAEFEREARVEPAALAIGFSSQPRILQQRTRLGGTFAPLRQHILIREWSKNMGEAERLEVLLHELGHYLGATHSPENDSAMRPQLNDGKANLRSFRMGFDPVNTLVMCLVGDEIREHNVRYLHELSPKTRQQLESIYREIIKITPDEPATVRLLHLLGAEAPDKSSAPKSRTVPK from the coding sequence ATGAATTTCAAGTACGCAATTTTCACTTGCCTCATCGCCGGTTGTCTCCCCGCGCCGCTGCTGGCCGACGTCATCGTACTGACGAATCGCACTGGCAAAGCGGTCTCGTTCCAGGTCAAACACCAAGCTGGTGAGAAGATCTCCTACACAATTCCGGTCAAGGAGTTGGTCTCGATTCCCGTAACCGCAGCGGTGGAAGTCCAATTTGGCTCTGCGGACGTCTCTCAGGTCTTGCAGGTAGAACCGAATAGCGTTTGTTTTTTTCACCAGAGCGATCAGAAACCGTTGGAATTAAATCGCATTGGCTTTGCCGCTGACGTGACGAACAAGGCCGTTGCGCACGCTGCGACTGACGCAGATCCCAAACAGCAAGAGACGGCGGCGCTCAAAAATAATAACGATCCGCCGGATACGAAGATCTGCACGATTCCGGTAAAACTGTTTGTGGATGACGAAGAGCCGTTTGTGCGCAAGCTCTGGGAGACGCGGCTCCGTGCGCGGTTAGAGCGGGCTTCAAAAATCTTCGAGCAGCATTGCCGCGTGCGATTTGAAGTGGTGGGCGTCGATACCTGGGATTCTGATAACGAGGTGCGGCAGTTTTCGAAAATGTTGGCCGAATTTGAGCGAGAGGCGCGCGTTGAACCGGCGGCATTGGCAATCGGCTTTAGCAGCCAGCCCCGCATCTTGCAGCAGCGGACTCGATTAGGAGGGACCTTTGCGCCGCTGCGGCAGCATATCCTCATCCGGGAATGGTCAAAAAACATGGGCGAAGCAGAACGGCTCGAAGTCTTGCTGCATGAGTTGGGACACTATTTGGGAGCGACGCATAGCCCGGAAAACGATTCGGCCATGCGGCCTCAATTGAATGATGGCAAGGCAAACTTGCGGTCGTTTCGGATGGGCTTTGATCCGGTGAACACGCTGGTCATGTGTTTGGTCGGCGACGAAATCCGCGAACACAATGTCCGTTATTTACACGAACTCTCACCCAAAACACGGCAACAGCTAGAATCGATTTATCGAGAAATCATCAAGATCACGCCGGACGAACCGGCAACCGTGCGTTTGTTGCATTTGCTCGGAGCAGAGGCACCGGACAAGTCGTCCGCACCGAAATCGAGGACGGTCCCGAAATAA